The window TATTTCTGGTAACTCTAAATTATGGATCACATCTTTTTTGAGCGCACATGCGACGTATAAATCATCGACAGCCTCATCATCATATAACGTGAAATCAATATCAATACCACATTGATGAATAAAGTCTATCTTTTGCTGACGCATTATGTCGTAATCGTCAACCTCGCCAGTTAAATAATACAACGATACCCCTAAATAATTGGCCAACTTTTGCAACTTATCTATTTTTGGCGTGTATTCTTTCTTTTTCCATGCTGCGAGGGTAGACCTAGACACGCCAGTAGCCTTTGCTACTTTGTATGCGGTCAGCCCTTTTTCTTGCAACAAATTATTAAATCTTTCGTACATTTTTCTGACCTTACTTTATAAAATAGTTAAGAAAGATTTACGAAAAGTTTACTAGGTACGTTCAGTTTTCTGTGCTATTATATAGCCATAGGGAACGTTAAGAAAACTTGACGTAATAGAAATTAATTAATATTTCTTAACTAATTTTATCACATAGAAAGGGGTGAGGCAATGGAATATAAAAAAATCGAGGTTCTCTTAACAAAGAACGGCGTAACAGCTTATCGAATGTGCAAAGATTTAGGCTTGCATACATCATCTGTTACAGCGTGGCGCAAAGGCGATTATAAGCCAAGCGTTACAACCCTTAAAAAAATCGCTGATTATTTTGGCGTAACAGTTGATTACTTTTTATAGAAAGGAACATCACACAATGAACCTAATTCCAATCAACGTGAGCAAGAACGATGAGCAATATGTAAGTGGTAGAACGCTGCATATGTTCCTAGAAATTAAAACGCCCTACACTCAATGGTTTGAGCGCATGTGTGATTATGGTTTTACTGAAAATCTTGATTATGTAGGTTTATCACAAAAATGTGAAAAACCTCTAGGCGGTAGACCTCAACAAGATCATAACTTAACCATTGAAATGGCGAAACAGCTTTGTATGCTGGCGAGAAATGATAAGGGCCGAGAGGCTCGAGAGTATTTTATCGCAGTA of the Veillonella parvula genome contains:
- a CDS encoding helix-turn-helix transcriptional regulator produces the protein MEYKKIEVLLTKNGVTAYRMCKDLGLHTSSVTAWRKGDYKPSVTTLKKIADYFGVTVDYFL
- a CDS encoding helix-turn-helix transcriptional regulator — encoded protein: MYERFNNLLQEKGLTAYKVAKATGVSRSTLAAWKKKEYTPKIDKLQKLANYLGVSLYYLTGEVDDYDIMRQQKIDFIHQCGIDIDFTLYDDEAVDDLYVACALKKDVIHNLELPEIKKAPSTLMSIENAEGVNLKAVLEKDNVLSYDKHIITAEERTTIKALIEAFLKTK